Proteins from a single region of Streptomyces spectabilis:
- a CDS encoding ABC transporter ATP-binding protein, translating to MRVDIEDLSVAYAGRTVVAGAHLVAAEGQITGLVGPNGSGKSTLLRTVYRHLRPAAGRVLLSGTDLRELTPARSARHVAALPQERGADVELTVREVVAMGRTPYKRAFAGDDAADRDTVARALAEVGMDGAAGRRFAALSGGERQRVLLARAFAQEPDVLVLDEPTNHLDVRHQVELLALLRGKGRTTLVSLHDLNAAASVCDRLHVLHGGRVVASGPPREVLTPVLLAEVFGVRAAVVDHPLTGDPLIAFDHRERP from the coding sequence ATGCGCGTTGACATCGAGGACCTGTCCGTCGCCTACGCCGGGCGCACCGTCGTCGCGGGCGCGCACCTCGTCGCCGCCGAGGGGCAGATCACCGGGCTCGTCGGCCCGAACGGCAGCGGCAAGTCCACGCTCCTGCGCACCGTCTACCGCCATCTGCGGCCCGCCGCGGGCCGGGTGCTCCTGTCCGGCACCGATCTGCGCGAGCTGACCCCCGCCCGGTCGGCCCGGCACGTCGCCGCGCTGCCGCAGGAGCGGGGCGCGGACGTCGAGCTGACCGTGCGCGAGGTCGTCGCGATGGGCCGCACCCCCTACAAGCGGGCGTTCGCCGGGGACGACGCGGCCGACCGGGACACCGTCGCGCGCGCCCTCGCCGAGGTCGGCATGGACGGCGCGGCCGGGCGCCGCTTCGCGGCCCTGTCCGGCGGCGAGCGGCAACGCGTCCTGCTGGCCCGCGCGTTCGCCCAGGAGCCCGACGTCCTCGTGCTCGACGAGCCGACCAACCACCTCGACGTGCGCCACCAGGTGGAGCTGCTCGCGCTGCTGCGCGGCAAGGGGCGCACCACCCTGGTGTCCCTGCACGACCTCAACGCGGCCGCCTCCGTCTGCGACCGCCTGCACGTGCTGCACGGCGGCCGCGTCGTCGCCTCCGGGCCGCCGCGCGAGGTGCTCACGCCAGTGCTGCTCGCCGAGGTGTTCGGCGTCCGGGCGGCCGTCGTGGACCATCCGCTGACCGGCGATCCGCTGATCGCCTTCGACCACCGGGAGCGCCCCTGA